Within Candidatus Hydrogenedentota bacterium, the genomic segment CCACGTCAATGGTGTCGGGATAAATAAAGTACTTCGGTTCCGCGTCGCTGCTGTAAATCGTGTTGTCGACGTTCAACGCCACGGTGAACGGTGTCGATCCCACCGCCCCGAAGGTCAGGCGTACAAGATCGCCGTAGGACCCATAGGGCAATACGTCCTGCGGAGTGGGGGATGTCAGCGAATACACGCCCCCGCCCAACGGCGTCAGCGTCCAGCCTTCTACCAGCCCGCCCTCGGCGTGAGGCACGATGCCAATGGCGAAGGCTTCCGTTGTCGTGAGCGTAAACTGGAATTTGTTCACGTTTCGCGGAACATAATCCGCGCGCAGCGTCACCGTGGTCGAGCCGGACACGACACCCGTCGTCCGCATCGATATCTGGCCCATCAGGATGTCGCCCACGATCCCGGCGAGATTGATGTTCTGCTCGTCGGATATGCCCTGAATCAAGCCCTGATCCGGGTCGTCGTTCGGATCGTTCAGCGCGCCGTCAAATCGAATCGGCACACTCTCTTCCTCTCCGAGGGTCACGTAACTCAACACCGTGTGCGAAGCGAGATCGCGGTTCAGATCGAGAATGCGATTCGAAAAGTTCGCCACCGTCGGAATGTTGTTCGTGTCGGGCTTGGTCAGGTAGTAGTGGCCGCCCGTGCTCGACGCGAGGCGCGCCAGCGGTTCGTGGTTGACTTCGAGGCCCCAGCCCACCGGCATGACGCGCGCCCGGCGCGCGACAAGTATGTCCACATAGTCCTGAATCTCGCCCGGAGGAGTCGTCAATCGTCCGTCCGAAAACAGCGCTATCGAGCGGATGTCGGCGTTGTCGAACCCTATGTACGGGAAGTCGGCGTCGGACAAGGCCTGGCTCGCCGACTGGACCGCGGGCAGGATCGCCGACGCGCCGTTGTCCACGATGTTGATGTTCTGAAGGGCTGTCTTCAGCACGATCGGATCGCTCGTGAACCCTTGGACAAGGGTGGCAGCCGTGTTCCGATCGTGGTATTCCATGATTGCCATCGTGGCGAAGCCGCGTTCCACGTTCACGAAGTAGTCGAAGAAGTCGTCGATAAACTGCGAACCCAGCAATTCGTAAAGGCTCTGAATATCGGTTCCCGCCGCAATCGCGGAGTCCCTCATACTACCCGAGTAATCGAGCAACAGCACCGTACGGATGCGCAGATCGATTCGTTCGTCCGATAACGCCTCGGTCAGCGTGCTGTTCTGCAGGAAGACCTGTTGCGTCGTTTCCGACGGCTCTTCGATGATGATGCCGTCCTCAAAGATGCGGAACACGTCCGTCATCAGGAGCGGGTCCATGATGAACGATTCGTCGCGAATGTCGCGCATGATCATCGAGTAACGCATCATCGACGGGATGCGCGTGCTGACCAGCGGCGTCTGAAAGGACAATTCTGCCGCCTCAACGGATACGGTAATCGTTTCCGGTTCGATATTCGGGTCAATCTCTCCAAGCGCGTCGAGCGCGTATACGGTAATCGTGCCCGTGCCGCCGGAGCTCTCGAGTTCACTGCGATCTATCGAGACGTTTATCGTCTGATAGTCCTTTATGATGCTGTCGGTGCCGATGCTGGTGCCCGTCGCGGGGCTTAGGAAGAGCCACGGCCGATCGGAAACCACGAGGAAGTTCAGCACCGTGCCGGCATCGCCGACGTTGCCGACAAATACCGACCCTGTATCGGCGTTGAGCCCAAAGTCCAGGTTGTCGGGTATGACGCCAATAATCGGACGTAACGGGACCTGCATGGTCACTTCCAGCGTCTTGTTGCCGCCATTCGACGTTACCGGAATCATCGCCGAGTATCCGCCCGGCGCGAGACCGATGCGGCTGACGGTTATCGTGACCGTATCTACCTCGAGGGCGCCCTGTACCTCGCCCGCTACCGGCGCGATGTTCAGCCATTCGGGGAAGTCGTTAGGATCGATGTTCCAATTTAGCGTACCTGTGCCGCTGTTAGTAATCGTGAAATCGAACTCCGTGTCTTCGTCGCCGAGCGGCGCGAGCGGACCGTTGCTGTTGTTAAGGAAGCCCGTGTCAATAGTGAGCACCGGCACTTCCGCGACCGTCATGTTCACGGTCACGTTTACGTCTCCGGCGTCCGATGTTACGGCAAACGTGTGTGAGTACTGCCCAGGCGACAGCCCGGTGCGATCGACTGACACGATTACGCCATCTGTCTCGCCGGTCACATCGCCGGAAAGCGGAGGCGTTAGAATAAGCCAGCCGGGGAAGCCCGAATTGTCGATGGACCAATTTACGGTGCCCGTGCCGCCATTGCTGATTGTCAGCAGTTTGTCGGTCGCGTACTTTCCAAAGTTCAACGTGGTCGGTACGACGACGAGTTGCGACGGCGCGACCGTCATGTCTACCGCGATGTTTGCGGCGCCGCCGTTGCTCGTCACGGCAATGATGCCACTGTAATCGTTCGGCGCAAGACCGGTCCGGTCAATCGTCGCGGTGATGGTTTCGGTCTCGTTCGTCGTCGATCCGCTCGTCACGTCCACTGTGAGCCACGCGATCGACTCGTCAATGTCCCAGGTCAACGTGCCCGTGCCCGAGTTGCGCACGGTGAACTGCAACTGCGTCGTGTTCGTTTCGAAATCCAACGAGGTCGGGTTCACGGCCAACAGCGGCGTCGGCCCCGGCACCTGCATCATTACCGGTACCGTGATGTCTCCGCCATCCGACGTAAACTCGATATTCTCGGTGTACTGACCCGGAGCAAGCCCCGTGCGGTCCACCGTCACCACAACCGTCGTGGGCGTCGCCATTGTCGTCGCGCCCGACGTTACCGACGTCGTCAGCCACGGAATGTTTTCCGTCAATTGCCAATTAACCGTACCTTCTCCGTCGTTTTCGACATCCAACTCGATTAGTGTGTCTGTCGTTTCAAAGTCGAGTTCGGTCGGATTTACCGACAGCGTGGGGGGGAGCGGCTCTTCGCTGACTTTAATTGTTACGGAAATCGTCCGCGTGCCACCGTTGGACGCGATGGAGAATTCCTCCGTATACGTGCCCGGCGCAAGGCCGGTCCGGTCTACCGTTATCGTCGCTATCGACGGCCCGCCCACCGGCGTGCTGCCGTTGCTAGGGGAAACCGACAACCAATCGATCGATTCGTTTACCGACCACACCAGCACGCCCGAGCCCGCGTTCTGTACTGCAAAGTTGTCTTCGTCCTTGTTCACGCCAAAATTGAACGCCGCCGGAATTACCGACAAAACAGGCGTGCTCGATGTGCCACCTCCAGGG encodes:
- a CDS encoding VWA domain-containing protein; its protein translation is MSRRSVVTLQITALIAMLGAAGCPPGGGTSSTPVLSVIPAAFNFGVNKDEDNFAVQNAGSGVLVWSVNESIDWLSVSPSNGSTPVGGPSIATITVDRTGLAPGTYTEEFSIASNGGTRTISVTIKVSEEPLPPTLSVNPTELDFETTDTLIELDVENDGEGTVNWQLTENIPWLTTSVTSGATTMATPTTVVVTVDRTGLAPGQYTENIEFTSDGGDITVPVMMQVPGPTPLLAVNPTSLDFETNTTQLQFTVRNSGTGTLTWDIDESIAWLTVDVTSGSTTNETETITATIDRTGLAPNDYSGIIAVTSNGGAANIAVDMTVAPSQLVVVPTTLNFGKYATDKLLTISNGGTGTVNWSIDNSGFPGWLILTPPLSGDVTGETDGVIVSVDRTGLSPGQYSHTFAVTSDAGDVNVTVNMTVAEVPVLTIDTGFLNNSNGPLAPLGDEDTEFDFTITNSGTGTLNWNIDPNDFPEWLNIAPVAGEVQGALEVDTVTITVSRIGLAPGGYSAMIPVTSNGGNKTLEVTMQVPLRPIIGVIPDNLDFGLNADTGSVFVGNVGDAGTVLNFLVVSDRPWLFLSPATGTSIGTDSIIKDYQTINVSIDRSELESSGGTGTITVYALDALGEIDPNIEPETITVSVEAAELSFQTPLVSTRIPSMMRYSMIMRDIRDESFIMDPLLMTDVFRIFEDGIIIEEPSETTQQVFLQNSTLTEALSDERIDLRIRTVLLLDYSGSMRDSAIAAGTDIQSLYELLGSQFIDDFFDYFVNVERGFATMAIMEYHDRNTAATLVQGFTSDPIVLKTALQNINIVDNGASAILPAVQSASQALSDADFPYIGFDNADIRSIALFSDGRLTTPPGEIQDYVDILVARRARVMPVGWGLEVNHEPLARLASSTGGHYYLTKPDTNNIPTVANFSNRILDLNRDLASHTVLSYVTLGEEESVPIRFDGALNDPNDDPDQGLIQGISDEQNINLAGIVGDILMGQISMRTTGVVSGSTTVTLRADYVPRNVNKFQFTLTTTEAFAIGIVPHAEGGLVEGWTLTPLGGGVYSLTSPTPQDVLPYGSYGDLVRLTFGAVGSTPFTVALNVDNTIYSSDAEPKYFIYPDTIDVDTAPFLAPAFPTPSITPTTIALGTATNSTIINVRNIGGTYPYGASPTVLLNWFVDEIPVFVSNVTPDSGSRSTTVGTDSALVTVNRTLNQGTYTGTLVINWEDGDLNVSGSWPIVMTMTILPPVLATNNVGNLAFGSISQSGGSVTQTFDVLNTGQSTLDWAIVTAGLPAWIESILPASGTTINGEIDVVSVTVDPTAVAPGSYNTSFNLLSDGGNTSVPVSVTVTL